A genomic segment from Agelaius phoeniceus isolate bAgePho1 chromosome 2, bAgePho1.hap1, whole genome shotgun sequence encodes:
- the ALOX5AP gene encoding arachidonate 5-lipoxygenase-activating protein, with protein MDQETLGSIVLLVIVTLISVVQNAFFANKVEHESRHCNGKVLQRQGSSSFDRVYTANQNCGHTYPTFLAVLWCAGLLCSQAPAAFAGLMYLFVRQKYFVGYLGERTQSTPGYLFGKRIILFLFLMSVAGILNYYLVFFFGSDFEIHIKTITSAISPLLLIP; from the exons ATGGACCAGGAGACCCTGGGAAGCATTGTCCTGCTTGTCATCGTCACCCTGATCAGCGTCGTCCAGAACG cttttttTGCAAACAAAGTGGAGCATGAAAGCAGACACTGCAATGGGAAGGTGTTGCAGCGGCAGGGATCCTCCTCCTTCGACCGTGTCTACACTGCCAA CCAGAACTGTGGACATACATACCCTACGTTCCTCGCTGTGCTTTGGTGTGCTGGCCTTCTCTGCAGCCAAG ctcctgctgcctttgctggcCTGATGTACCTGTTTGTGAGGCAGAAGTACTTTGTGGGCTACCTCGGGGAGAGAACTCAGAG CACTCCTGGTTACCTGTTTGGAAAGCGCATCATTTTGTTCCTGTTCCTCATGTCTGTGGCTGGAATACTCAACTACTATCTCGTCTTCTTTTTCGGAAGTGACTTTGAAATACACATTAAGACGATAACCAGCGCGATCTCTCCATTGCTGCTCATACCCTAA